The following proteins are encoded in a genomic region of Comamonas resistens:
- a CDS encoding fumarylacetoacetate hydrolase family protein: MSQANYLWAPAPVQSLPVRGSDQRLPINRLFFVGRNYHAHAVEMGRPVDKSVERPFYFTKSPQTLTPSGATVAYPPETQNYHFEMELVVAIGKPGFRIPAEQAHEYIYGYACGLDMTRRDLQLVARDKGRPWDLGKDVEQSSIATEVVPMPGKVIESGAIELSVNGEVKQQSDVDKLIWNIREIIADLSLFYHLQPGDLIYTGTPEGVGAVLPGDKITGRVEGVGEIALTVGQPE; the protein is encoded by the coding sequence ATGTCCCAAGCCAACTACCTGTGGGCTCCCGCCCCTGTCCAGTCCCTGCCCGTGCGCGGCAGCGATCAGCGCCTGCCCATCAACCGCCTGTTCTTCGTGGGCCGCAACTACCATGCCCATGCCGTGGAGATGGGCCGTCCCGTGGACAAGAGCGTGGAGCGTCCCTTCTACTTCACCAAGTCGCCGCAGACGCTGACGCCTTCAGGCGCCACCGTGGCCTACCCGCCCGAAACCCAGAACTACCACTTCGAGATGGAACTGGTCGTGGCCATCGGCAAGCCGGGCTTCCGCATTCCGGCCGAACAGGCCCATGAATACATCTACGGCTACGCCTGCGGCCTGGACATGACCCGCCGCGACCTGCAACTGGTGGCGCGCGACAAGGGCCGCCCCTGGGACCTGGGCAAGGACGTGGAGCAGTCCTCCATCGCCACCGAAGTGGTCCCCATGCCCGGCAAGGTCATCGAATCCGGCGCGATCGAGCTGTCGGTCAACGGCGAAGTCAAGCAGCAGTCCGATGTGGACAAGCTGATCTGGAACATCCGCGAAATCATTGCCGACCTGTCCCTTTTCTACCACCTGCAGCCCGGCGACCTGATCTACACGGGCACGCCCGAAGGCGTGGGTGCCGTGCTGCCCGGCGACAAGATCACGGGCCGCGTGGAAGGCGTGGGCGAGATCGCCCTGACCGTGGGCCAACCTGAATAA
- a CDS encoding Bug family tripartite tricarboxylate transporter substrate binding protein, producing MKSGIPSGRRTLLAAAALLSLGGPALAQNDPAAGFPSHPVTVITAFAVGSGPDAVLRIVGEKLAARWKQSVTVDNRPGGGGFVAIEAARRAKPDGYTLLQLDSEHVSALPYLYKKRNFVPLEHFDPVAPLFLTPFFVAVPTNSPWKNMGDLIKAAKAEPGKVSYGSWGVGSPGHLGGEWLDYLTGSKMTHVPYREVSQLFTSVANGDPAWSFASLPSSQGIYKSGKIRYIAVAAPKRIAQMPDVPTVAEAGGPAELDVNSFVSLLSPKGVDLNVRNKIRSDVVAVLQDPQVKEKFSTFAFQPMIFTVPEMQQFARKKSEQYKLLIDKAQISLD from the coding sequence ATCAAATCCGGCATTCCATCCGGAAGGCGCACCCTGCTGGCGGCAGCCGCCCTGCTCTCGCTAGGCGGCCCGGCACTGGCGCAGAACGATCCGGCGGCCGGCTTCCCCAGCCATCCGGTCACCGTGATCACGGCCTTTGCCGTGGGCAGCGGGCCCGACGCGGTGCTGCGCATCGTGGGCGAGAAGCTGGCCGCACGCTGGAAGCAGAGCGTGACCGTGGACAACCGTCCCGGCGGCGGCGGCTTTGTAGCCATCGAGGCGGCGCGCCGCGCCAAGCCCGACGGCTATACGCTGCTGCAACTGGACAGCGAACATGTCTCGGCCCTGCCCTATCTCTACAAGAAGCGCAATTTCGTTCCGCTGGAGCACTTCGACCCCGTGGCCCCGTTATTCCTCACGCCGTTCTTCGTGGCCGTGCCCACGAATTCGCCATGGAAGAACATGGGCGACCTGATCAAGGCCGCCAAGGCCGAGCCCGGCAAGGTCAGCTATGGCTCCTGGGGTGTGGGCAGCCCCGGCCATCTGGGGGGCGAATGGCTGGATTACCTGACGGGCAGCAAGATGACGCACGTGCCCTACCGCGAGGTCAGCCAGCTCTTTACCTCGGTGGCCAACGGAGACCCCGCCTGGAGCTTTGCCAGCCTGCCTTCCAGCCAGGGCATCTACAAGTCAGGCAAGATCCGCTACATCGCGGTGGCTGCACCCAAGCGCATTGCCCAGATGCCCGACGTGCCCACCGTGGCCGAAGCCGGCGGGCCCGCCGAGCTGGATGTGAACTCGTTCGTCTCCCTGCTCTCGCCCAAGGGAGTCGACCTCAATGTGCGCAACAAAATCCGCAGCGATGTAGTGGCCGTATTGCAAGACCCTCAGGTCAAAGAAAAGTTCTCTACCTTCGCTTTCCAGCCCATGATCTTCACAGTGCCCGAGATGCAGCAATTCGCCAGGAAAAAGTCCGAGCAATACAAGCTGCTGATTGACAAAGCGCAGATCAGTCTCGATTGA
- a CDS encoding lysozyme inhibitor LprI family protein: MLLAAAFSTYAHAQAGADCVPGGTVQQTNACAIKDFQQADTDHQILYGDVMRALSAHERPLLRKEQSEWTRHRNTLCKQSQAPFEAQADWPRRYHQCLIQQIRARDDVLKQWLHQGPPP; this comes from the coding sequence ATGCTTTTGGCAGCAGCTTTCAGCACCTATGCACATGCCCAGGCCGGCGCCGACTGCGTGCCCGGTGGCACGGTGCAGCAGACCAATGCCTGCGCCATCAAGGATTTTCAGCAGGCGGATACCGACCACCAGATTCTCTATGGCGATGTGATGCGCGCCCTCTCGGCCCATGAGCGCCCGCTCCTGCGCAAGGAGCAAAGCGAGTGGACACGCCACCGCAACACTCTGTGCAAGCAATCGCAGGCTCCATTCGAGGCCCAAGCCGACTGGCCGCGCCGCTATCACCAATGCTTGATCCAGCAGATCAGAGCCCGCGACGATGTACTCAAGCAGTGGCTGCACCAGGGCCCGCCACCATAA
- the maiA gene encoding maleylacetoacetate isomerase, with amino-acid sequence MKLYSFFRSGTSHRLRIALNLKGLTPEYVPVDLRVDEQAEAPYKAVNPQGLVPALTLDSGETLIQSPAIIEWLEERHPTPPLLPAEPEARAHVRALAAIVGCDVHPINNRRILQTLRRQFGADEAAVNAWCATWITAGFDAIEALLAQDKARGVFCWGNAPTLADVYLIPQVESARRFGVDLTRWPLIGAVDQACAALPAFARAAPLAQPDAAR; translated from the coding sequence ATGAAGCTCTACAGCTTTTTCCGCAGCGGCACCTCGCACCGGTTGCGCATCGCGCTCAACCTCAAGGGCCTCACGCCCGAGTATGTCCCCGTGGACCTGCGCGTGGACGAGCAGGCCGAGGCGCCCTACAAGGCCGTGAACCCGCAAGGCCTGGTGCCGGCCCTCACGCTGGACAGCGGCGAGACGCTGATCCAGTCGCCCGCCATCATCGAATGGCTGGAAGAGCGCCATCCCACTCCGCCCCTGCTGCCCGCAGAGCCCGAGGCCCGCGCCCACGTGCGCGCCCTGGCGGCCATCGTGGGCTGCGATGTGCATCCCATCAACAACCGCCGCATCCTGCAGACCCTGCGCCGGCAGTTCGGCGCCGACGAGGCCGCCGTCAACGCCTGGTGCGCCACCTGGATCACGGCAGGCTTCGATGCCATTGAAGCCCTGCTGGCCCAGGACAAGGCACGCGGCGTCTTCTGCTGGGGCAACGCACCGACCCTGGCCGATGTCTACCTGATTCCCCAGGTGGAAAGCGCGCGCCGCTTCGGCGTGGACCTGACCCGATGGCCGCTGATCGGCGCCGTGGACCAGGCCTGCGCCGCCCTGCCGGCCTTTGCCCGGGCCGCGCCCCTGGCCCAGCCCGACGCGGCCCGATAA
- a CDS encoding MFS transporter, translated as MRASLVLLLAAVCGLSVANVYYAQPLLETLASDFQIPLAAVGGVITATQAGCALALLLLVPLGDLLNRRRLMLAQLLALVAALALVGLASSRPVLLAGMLLVGLLGTAMTQGLVAYAASAASPHEQGRVVGYAQSGVFIGLLLARVFAGAVSDLAGWRSVYLLAGLLMLGMAPLLWKQLPSLPRSEAAIGGLRYRDLLASMFTLLRQEKVLQVRGLLALLMFAAFNIFWSALVLPLSGAPYHFSRTAIGAFGLAGVLGALMAARAGRWADCGHAQRTTAAALLTLLLAWWPLSLLQSSLWALLIGIVLLDLGGQALHVTNQSLILRSRPEAQGRLVGLYMLFYAVGSGLGALSSTMAYARTGWQGVCLLGAAVSLLALWVWWLTRQMVQPASVSLCRPGPR; from the coding sequence ATGCGCGCCAGCCTGGTGCTGCTGCTCGCCGCAGTCTGTGGGCTGAGCGTGGCCAATGTCTATTACGCCCAACCGCTGCTGGAGACTCTGGCCAGCGACTTTCAAATCCCGCTGGCCGCCGTGGGAGGCGTGATCACGGCCACCCAGGCCGGCTGCGCTCTGGCCTTGCTTCTGCTGGTACCACTGGGAGACCTGCTGAACCGGCGCCGCCTGATGCTGGCCCAGTTGCTGGCTCTGGTGGCTGCGCTGGCGCTGGTGGGACTGGCCTCGTCCCGGCCTGTGTTGCTGGCAGGCATGCTGCTGGTGGGCCTGCTGGGCACGGCCATGACTCAGGGACTGGTTGCCTATGCCGCCAGTGCAGCCAGTCCGCATGAACAGGGCCGCGTGGTGGGCTATGCGCAAAGCGGCGTCTTTATCGGCCTGCTGCTGGCACGAGTCTTTGCAGGTGCAGTCAGCGACCTGGCCGGCTGGCGCAGCGTTTATCTGCTCGCCGGACTGCTGATGCTTGGCATGGCGCCGCTGCTCTGGAAGCAACTGCCATCGCTCCCGCGTTCTGAGGCGGCCATCGGCGGACTGCGCTATCGCGATCTGCTCGCCTCCATGTTCACACTGCTGCGGCAGGAAAAAGTGCTACAGGTGCGCGGTCTGCTGGCGCTGCTGATGTTTGCGGCTTTCAATATCTTCTGGAGCGCGCTGGTTCTGCCGCTGAGTGGCGCTCCCTATCATTTCTCGCGCACCGCGATTGGCGCTTTCGGACTGGCCGGCGTGCTTGGTGCGCTGATGGCAGCCCGCGCAGGCCGCTGGGCCGACTGCGGCCATGCACAGCGCACGACTGCCGCGGCCTTGCTCACCCTGCTGCTGGCCTGGTGGCCGCTTTCACTGCTGCAGTCGTCACTATGGGCCTTGCTTATAGGCATTGTGCTGCTGGACCTTGGTGGCCAGGCTCTGCATGTGACCAATCAGAGCCTGATTCTGCGCTCACGCCCCGAGGCGCAAGGCAGACTGGTCGGCCTGTATATGCTGTTTTATGCCGTGGGCAGCGGGCTCGGAGCCCTCTCCAGCACCATGGCCTATGCCCGGACAGGCTGGCAGGGCGTATGCCTGCTGGGCGCGGCGGTCAGCCTGCTCGCGCTATGGGTCTGGTGGCTGACAAGGCAGATGGTGCAGCCAGCCTCTGTCTCGCTTTGCAGGCCTGGCCCGCGATGA
- a CDS encoding DUF488 domain-containing protein — protein MPIRIVRLGTPRTSGEGLRIGTVRRPPRGVPKAEFASRDFYDVWYPELSPEPETMQIALQSHHQQDQGQTAEADKLWKQFDKLFRRQLAEAPASRTLDVLAALSHHAAFSMGCYCENEARCHRSILRSLLQDKGADIVS, from the coding sequence ATGCCCATCCGCATCGTCCGACTCGGCACACCGCGCACGTCCGGAGAAGGCCTGCGCATAGGCACGGTGCGCCGCCCACCGCGCGGCGTGCCCAAGGCCGAATTCGCCAGCCGCGATTTCTACGATGTGTGGTATCCCGAACTCTCGCCCGAACCCGAGACCATGCAGATCGCGCTGCAGTCGCACCACCAGCAGGACCAGGGCCAGACCGCCGAGGCCGACAAGCTGTGGAAGCAGTTCGACAAGCTGTTCCGCAGACAACTGGCCGAGGCGCCCGCCAGCCGCACGCTTGATGTGCTGGCCGCGCTGTCGCACCACGCCGCGTTCTCGATGGGCTGCTATTGCGAGAACGAGGCGCGCTGCCACCGCAGCATTCTGCGCAGCCTGCTCCAGGACAAAGGGGCGGACATCGTTAGTTAA
- a CDS encoding cupin domain-containing protein yields MALHHAQPGVPVPVQPFGASLQGQKTSALFKSETLEVIRLVLMAGKRLPVHQVPGEMTLQCLEGQLTLSQNGNHQTLSAGQLLFLPAQTPHEVEAVQDSSALITIVLQGHDR; encoded by the coding sequence ATGGCCCTGCACCATGCCCAACCCGGTGTTCCTGTCCCGGTGCAGCCCTTTGGTGCTTCGCTGCAGGGTCAGAAAACCAGCGCGCTTTTCAAGTCGGAAACCCTGGAGGTGATTCGCCTGGTGCTGATGGCGGGCAAGCGCCTGCCTGTGCACCAGGTTCCCGGCGAGATGACGCTTCAGTGCCTGGAAGGCCAGCTCACCCTCAGCCAGAACGGGAACCACCAGACACTGAGTGCGGGACAGCTGCTGTTTCTGCCAGCCCAGACTCCGCATGAGGTCGAGGCCGTGCAGGACTCGTCGGCCCTGATCACCATCGTGTTGCAAGGCCACGACCGTTAG
- a CDS encoding CoA-acylating methylmalonate-semialdehyde dehydrogenase, whose product MNAPTSAKVLAPTVKLLINGQMVESQTTQWRDLINPATQEVLARVPFATPAEVNAAVANAKEAFKTWKKTPIGARARIFLKLQQLIRENMKELAALLTAEQGKTLPDAEGDVFRGLEVVEHAANIGTLQLGELANNVANGVDTYSLLQPLGVCAGITPFNFPAMIPLWMFPMAIATGNTFVLKPSEQDPMVTMRLCELALEAGVPPGVLNVIHGGEDVVNAICDHPDIKAISFVGSTKVGTHVYNRASLAGKRVQCMMGAKNHAIIMPDANKEQSLNALLGAAFGAAGQRCMAVSVAVLVGDAQKWIPDLVAKSKTLKVSGGTEPGTDVGPLVSCAALSRVEGLIERGIAEGAVLELDGRRPAVTGYEKGNFVAPTIFSGVKPGMSIYEQEIFGPVLAIVGADTLDEAIALINANPNGNGTAIFTQSGAAARKFEEEIDVGQVGINVPIPVPVPLFSFTGSRASKLGDLGPYGKQVVLFYTQTKTVTARWFDDSTTSQGVNTTISLK is encoded by the coding sequence ATGAACGCACCTACTTCCGCCAAGGTCCTGGCGCCCACGGTCAAGCTGCTCATCAACGGGCAGATGGTCGAATCCCAAACCACACAGTGGCGCGACCTGATCAACCCCGCCACGCAGGAAGTGCTGGCGCGCGTGCCCTTTGCCACGCCCGCCGAGGTCAATGCTGCCGTGGCCAACGCCAAGGAAGCCTTCAAGACCTGGAAGAAGACTCCCATCGGCGCCCGCGCCCGCATCTTCCTGAAGCTGCAGCAGCTGATTCGTGAAAACATGAAGGAGCTGGCAGCGCTGCTGACGGCCGAACAGGGCAAGACCCTGCCCGACGCCGAGGGCGATGTCTTCCGCGGCCTGGAAGTGGTGGAGCATGCGGCCAATATCGGTACGCTGCAGCTGGGCGAGCTGGCCAACAACGTGGCCAACGGCGTGGACACCTATTCGCTGCTGCAGCCGCTGGGCGTCTGTGCGGGCATCACCCCGTTCAACTTCCCGGCCATGATTCCGCTGTGGATGTTCCCCATGGCGATTGCCACGGGCAACACCTTTGTCCTGAAGCCTTCGGAGCAGGACCCCATGGTCACCATGCGCCTGTGCGAGCTGGCACTGGAAGCCGGTGTGCCGCCCGGTGTGCTCAACGTCATCCATGGCGGTGAGGATGTGGTCAACGCCATCTGCGATCACCCCGATATCAAGGCCATCAGCTTCGTGGGCTCGACCAAGGTCGGCACCCATGTCTACAACCGCGCCTCGCTGGCCGGCAAGCGCGTGCAATGCATGATGGGCGCCAAGAACCACGCCATCATCATGCCCGACGCCAACAAGGAGCAATCGCTCAATGCCTTGCTGGGTGCGGCTTTCGGCGCGGCGGGCCAGCGCTGCATGGCGGTCTCCGTGGCCGTGCTGGTCGGCGATGCGCAGAAATGGATTCCCGATCTAGTGGCCAAATCCAAGACCCTCAAGGTCAGTGGCGGCACCGAGCCCGGCACCGATGTCGGCCCCCTGGTCTCCTGCGCGGCGCTGTCGCGCGTGGAAGGTCTGATCGAGCGCGGCATTGCCGAAGGTGCGGTGCTGGAGCTCGATGGCCGCAGGCCTGCCGTGACAGGCTATGAAAAGGGCAATTTTGTCGCTCCCACCATCTTCAGCGGCGTCAAGCCCGGCATGAGCATCTACGAGCAGGAAATCTTTGGCCCGGTACTGGCCATCGTAGGAGCAGATACGCTGGATGAAGCCATTGCCCTCATCAATGCCAACCCCAATGGCAACGGTACGGCCATCTTCACCCAGTCGGGCGCGGCCGCACGCAAGTTCGAGGAAGAGATCGACGTGGGCCAGGTCGGCATCAACGTGCCGATTCCCGTACCCGTGCCCCTGTTCTCCTTTACCGGCAGCCGTGCTTCCAAGCTCGGCGACCTGGGCCCCTACGGCAAGCAGGTTGTGCTGTTCTACACTCAGACCAAGACCGTAACGGCCCGCTGGTTTGACGATTCCACCACCAGCCAGGGCGTGAACACCACCATCAGCCTGAAGTAA
- a CDS encoding acyl-CoA dehydrogenase family protein has protein sequence MDFELTEDQHAFADTARAFAQAELAPHAAEWDREHIFPREAIAKAGELGFCGLYAPESAGGLALPRLDATLVFEELAAVDPSTTAFITIHNMATWMLGTWATDEVRAEWGELLTSGQKLASYCLTEPGAGSDAASLKTRAELVGNEYVINGAKAFISGAGSTDMLVLMARTGDAQSGASGISAFAVPADLPGISYGKKEEKMGWNSQPTRVISFDNVRIPARNLLGREGEGFKIAMKGLDGGRINIATCSVGAAQGALTQAQSYMQERKQFGKPIASFQALQFKLADMATELVAARQMVRLAASKLDAGARDASTYCAMAKRFATDAGFMVCNEALQLHGGYGYIREYPLERLMRDARVHQILEGTNEIMRVIIARRMLEGDAPEAIR, from the coding sequence ATGGACTTTGAACTGACAGAAGATCAGCATGCCTTTGCCGACACGGCCCGCGCCTTCGCCCAGGCAGAGCTGGCACCGCATGCGGCCGAATGGGACCGCGAGCATATTTTTCCGCGTGAGGCCATTGCCAAGGCCGGTGAACTGGGCTTTTGCGGCCTGTATGCGCCCGAAAGCGCCGGTGGCCTGGCCCTGCCACGCCTGGATGCGACCCTGGTCTTCGAGGAGCTGGCCGCCGTCGACCCCTCCACCACGGCCTTCATCACCATCCACAATATGGCGACCTGGATGCTGGGCACCTGGGCCACCGACGAGGTCCGCGCCGAATGGGGCGAGCTGCTGACCAGCGGACAAAAGCTCGCCAGCTACTGCCTGACCGAGCCCGGCGCGGGCTCGGACGCCGCTTCGCTCAAAACCCGGGCCGAACTGGTGGGCAACGAATATGTGATCAACGGCGCCAAGGCCTTTATCAGCGGCGCCGGATCGACGGACATGCTGGTGCTGATGGCGCGCACGGGCGATGCACAGTCTGGCGCCAGCGGCATCTCGGCCTTTGCCGTGCCGGCCGACCTGCCTGGCATCAGCTATGGCAAAAAGGAGGAAAAGATGGGCTGGAACAGCCAGCCCACGCGCGTGATCAGCTTCGACAACGTGCGCATTCCCGCCCGCAACTTGCTGGGCCGCGAGGGCGAGGGCTTCAAGATCGCCATGAAGGGGCTGGACGGCGGGCGCATCAACATCGCCACCTGCTCGGTGGGCGCGGCCCAGGGCGCCCTGACCCAGGCGCAAAGCTATATGCAGGAGCGCAAGCAGTTCGGCAAGCCCATCGCCAGCTTCCAGGCCCTGCAGTTCAAGCTGGCCGACATGGCGACCGAACTGGTGGCCGCACGCCAGATGGTGCGCCTGGCCGCCAGCAAGCTCGACGCCGGCGCGCGCGACGCATCCACCTATTGCGCCATGGCCAAGCGCTTTGCCACCGACGCCGGCTTCATGGTCTGCAACGAGGCGCTGCAGTTGCACGGCGGCTACGGCTACATCCGCGAATATCCGCTGGAGCGACTGATGCGCGACGCCCGCGTGCACCAGATCCTCGAAGGCACGAACGAGATCATGCGCGTCATCATTGCGCGGCGTATGCTGGAAGGCGACGCCCCCGAGGCCATCCGCTGA
- a CDS encoding DUF6500 family protein — MRSSLRAKAIAICDEKILKKGETVGLSFYAFFANKNDDPDLLMEAAEWWIKRHKLDHFEKAAKIRRMISSGE, encoded by the coding sequence ATGAGATCGAGCTTAAGAGCCAAGGCTATTGCCATCTGCGATGAGAAAATCTTGAAGAAAGGGGAGACCGTAGGTCTTTCGTTTTACGCTTTCTTCGCCAATAAAAATGATGATCCAGACCTGCTGATGGAGGCGGCTGAATGGTGGATCAAGCGGCACAAGCTTGATCACTTTGAAAAAGCGGCAAAGATCCGTCGCATGATTTCCTCCGGAGAATAG
- the mmsB gene encoding 3-hydroxyisobutyrate dehydrogenase, with protein sequence MQIAFIGLGNMGAPMAINLAKAGHSVKAFDLSADALAKVKAEGSQTAASAQDAVQGAEVVISMLPASQHVEGLYLGRDGAPGLLASIAKGALIIDSSTIAAATSQKVAQAAAAAGLGFIDAPVSGGTGGAIAGTLTFMVGGTDADLERARPLLEKMGKNIFHAGAVGAGQTAKICNNMLLGILMIGTSEAIALGVANGLDPKVLSEIMRRSSGGNWALEVYNPYPGVQEASAATRGYTGGFGTDLMLKDLGLAQESAMSVKASTPLGGMARQIYAAHSIAGHGPEDFSSVIKMLQKKG encoded by the coding sequence ATGCAGATCGCTTTCATCGGCCTGGGCAATATGGGCGCCCCCATGGCCATCAACCTTGCCAAGGCCGGCCACAGTGTCAAGGCCTTTGACCTCAGCGCCGATGCGCTGGCCAAAGTCAAGGCCGAAGGCAGCCAGACCGCAGCCAGCGCCCAGGACGCAGTGCAAGGCGCCGAGGTGGTGATTTCCATGCTGCCCGCCAGCCAGCATGTGGAAGGGCTGTATCTGGGTAGGGACGGCGCACCCGGTCTGCTGGCCAGCATTGCCAAAGGTGCACTCATCATCGACAGCTCCACCATTGCTGCAGCCACCAGCCAGAAGGTGGCGCAGGCGGCTGCTGCTGCGGGCCTGGGCTTTATCGATGCGCCGGTTTCGGGTGGCACGGGCGGCGCCATTGCAGGCACGCTGACCTTCATGGTGGGCGGCACCGACGCCGACCTGGAGCGCGCACGGCCGCTGCTCGAAAAAATGGGCAAGAACATCTTCCACGCCGGCGCCGTGGGCGCAGGCCAGACCGCCAAGATCTGCAACAACATGCTGCTGGGCATTCTGATGATAGGCACCAGCGAGGCCATCGCCCTGGGCGTGGCCAACGGGCTGGATCCCAAGGTCCTGTCCGAGATCATGCGCCGCAGCTCGGGTGGCAACTGGGCACTCGAGGTCTACAACCCCTACCCCGGCGTGCAGGAGGCCAGCGCCGCCACGCGCGGCTACACCGGCGGCTTTGGTACGGATCTGATGCTCAAGGATCTGGGCCTGGCCCAGGAAAGCGCCATGTCCGTCAAGGCCAGCACGCCGCTGGGCGGCATGGCCCGCCAGATCTATGCTGCGCACAGCATTGCGGGCCACGGCCCCGAGGATTTCTCCAGCGTCATCAAGATGCTGCAGAAAAAGGGCTGA
- a CDS encoding winged helix-turn-helix transcriptional regulator, with product MSSRQSGNPEPCPVARSVELIGDRWSLLIVRDAFDGMRRFGDFQRSLGVARNILSDRLRKLVEAGILETQAAAEGSAYQAYVLTPRGQSLFPLVLALRQWGETHLFAPGEAHSQLLDRRTGQPVPIMRVLDAQGAELLPEQSEVRKLERTDE from the coding sequence ATGTCCAGCCGCCAATCCGGGAATCCCGAACCCTGTCCCGTTGCGCGCTCCGTGGAGCTGATAGGCGACCGCTGGTCTCTGCTGATCGTGCGCGACGCATTTGATGGCATGCGCCGCTTCGGCGATTTCCAGCGCAGCCTGGGTGTGGCCCGCAACATCCTCTCCGACCGGCTGCGCAAGCTGGTCGAGGCCGGAATTCTGGAAACGCAGGCCGCTGCCGAAGGCTCGGCCTATCAGGCCTATGTGCTGACGCCGCGTGGCCAAAGCCTGTTCCCTCTGGTGCTGGCCCTGCGCCAATGGGGAGAAACCCATTTGTTTGCGCCGGGCGAGGCGCATTCACAGTTGCTGGACCGTCGAACGGGCCAGCCCGTGCCCATCATGCGGGTGCTGGATGCGCAGGGGGCCGAGTTGTTGCCTGAGCAGTCCGAGGTGCGCAAGCTGGAGCGGACAGATGAATGA
- a CDS encoding lysozyme inhibitor LprI family protein: MRLRQPPDLKLSPWFRSRRIGAVLLCLAAAGVAAQDKAVQTASAACDPAQAHLLCLNEKAAAAETALEHSLKQLNDLMPPERSEQLQARQRDWAQRRDRECTPMGKSASDGNALAQAALCRSKMAIQRTELLESLLPSTQQPPKDGLDCADAQKGTLACLKQQQATIEYGVHMLYISMALDMPEFQAQRFHAEQKRWLEEREQSCKLNGYVHEKEDQVICQFRMGLERVKAYRQDWQPLIKAGAKP, encoded by the coding sequence ATGCGACTGCGCCAGCCTCCCGACCTCAAACTATCACCATGGTTTCGCAGCAGGAGGATTGGCGCGGTTCTGCTTTGTCTGGCAGCCGCCGGTGTCGCAGCACAGGACAAGGCGGTTCAGACTGCCAGCGCAGCATGCGATCCAGCCCAGGCCCATCTGCTGTGCCTGAATGAGAAAGCCGCCGCTGCCGAGACTGCGCTGGAGCACAGCCTGAAACAGCTCAACGACCTGATGCCTCCCGAACGAAGCGAGCAACTGCAGGCCCGGCAGCGTGATTGGGCCCAGCGTCGCGACAGGGAATGCACGCCCATGGGCAAATCCGCATCCGACGGCAATGCCCTGGCCCAGGCCGCACTGTGCCGCAGCAAGATGGCCATACAACGCACCGAGTTGCTAGAAAGCCTTCTGCCGTCCACCCAGCAACCGCCAAAGGACGGCCTGGACTGCGCTGACGCGCAAAAAGGCACTCTGGCCTGCCTGAAACAGCAACAGGCCACCATCGAATACGGTGTACATATGCTCTATATCTCCATGGCGCTGGACATGCCCGAGTTCCAGGCCCAGAGATTCCATGCCGAGCAAAAGCGCTGGCTTGAGGAACGCGAACAAAGCTGCAAGCTCAACGGCTACGTGCATGAAAAGGAAGACCAGGTCATCTGCCAGTTCCGCATGGGGCTGGAACGTGTAAAGGCATATCGGCAAGACTGGCAACCTCTGATCAAAGCCGGGGCAAAGCCATGA
- a CDS encoding TfoX/Sxy family protein, whose amino-acid sequence MPAKPLSPETLVLIDALREALGHRNDVEERMLFGSYCFFVDSKLCLGVKHGELLVRLPPERHAEFMEMQNTRELSPGGGMQGYFWVEPNGFATREHWQFWLDEALAYNPRAKASPRRKTAVKTTPQTTTGRKRHSVFDSDL is encoded by the coding sequence ATGCCCGCCAAGCCCCTCTCCCCCGAAACCCTGGTGCTGATCGACGCGTTGCGCGAGGCGCTAGGGCATCGAAACGACGTAGAAGAACGCATGCTGTTCGGCAGCTACTGCTTCTTCGTGGACAGCAAGCTGTGCCTGGGCGTGAAGCACGGCGAACTGCTGGTGCGCCTGCCGCCCGAGCGGCATGCCGAATTCATGGAAATGCAGAACACCCGCGAACTGTCACCCGGCGGCGGCATGCAGGGCTACTTCTGGGTGGAGCCCAATGGCTTTGCCACACGCGAGCACTGGCAGTTCTGGCTTGACGAAGCACTGGCCTATAACCCGCGCGCCAAGGCATCGCCGCGGCGCAAGACAGCGGTAAAAACCACACCCCAAACCACCACCGGCCGCAAGCGCCACAGCGTGTTCGACAGCGATCTGTAG